A genomic segment from Lignipirellula cremea encodes:
- a CDS encoding dihydrodipicolinate synthase family protein: MTDRSHVFRGCAPALMTPWLPDGEPDFDTLVDTARQLLAAGMRAVVYCGSMGDWPLLTDEQRRQGVARLVQADVPVIVGTGAQNPRTAAAHAAHAREVGAAGLMVIPRVLSRGSSPAAQRIHFADVLKAGGDLPAVIYNSPYYGFETKADLFFELRRDHSSLVGFKEFGGADSLSYAAQHITGCDPDLLLLVGVDTQVVHGYLNCGAVGAITGVGNALPKEVLRLVELCQQAAQGDAAARRLASELGDALLVLSTFDEGPDLVLFYKHLMVLEGHSAYDRQVHASDCLSRSQREYLESQWKQFRTWWSNWPGASA, translated from the coding sequence GTGACTGACCGTTCCCACGTGTTCCGCGGCTGTGCGCCTGCACTCATGACGCCCTGGCTGCCCGACGGCGAGCCCGACTTTGACACGCTGGTGGATACGGCCCGGCAGCTGCTTGCCGCCGGCATGCGGGCCGTCGTTTATTGCGGGTCGATGGGCGACTGGCCCCTGCTGACCGACGAGCAACGGCGCCAGGGAGTGGCGAGACTGGTCCAGGCCGACGTTCCCGTCATTGTGGGAACAGGCGCCCAGAACCCGCGGACAGCAGCTGCCCATGCGGCGCACGCGCGCGAAGTCGGTGCGGCCGGCCTGATGGTGATCCCTCGCGTGCTGTCCCGCGGCAGTTCCCCCGCCGCCCAGCGAATCCACTTTGCCGATGTGCTGAAAGCGGGCGGCGACTTGCCGGCCGTGATTTATAACAGCCCTTACTACGGTTTTGAAACGAAGGCTGATCTGTTCTTTGAGCTGCGCCGCGATCATTCCAGCCTGGTCGGATTTAAAGAGTTCGGCGGCGCCGACTCGCTCAGCTATGCGGCCCAGCATATCACCGGCTGCGATCCCGACTTGCTGCTGCTGGTGGGCGTCGATACGCAGGTCGTCCACGGCTATCTGAATTGCGGGGCCGTCGGCGCCATCACCGGGGTCGGGAACGCTCTCCCGAAAGAGGTGCTTCGGCTGGTCGAATTGTGCCAGCAAGCGGCGCAAGGCGACGCGGCCGCACGTCGCCTGGCCAGCGAACTGGGCGACGCTCTGCTTGTCTTGTCCACCTTTGACGAAGGGCCTGATCTGGTTCTTTTTTACAAGCACCTGATGGTGCTGGAAGGACATTCGGCCTACGACCGCCAGGTCCACGCCAGCGACTGCCTCAGCCGCAGCCAGCGAGAATACCTGGAATCCCAGTGGAAACAGTTTCGTACCTGGTGGAGCAACTGGCCCGGCGCCAGCGCCTGA